A section of the Hevea brasiliensis isolate MT/VB/25A 57/8 chromosome 17, ASM3005281v1, whole genome shotgun sequence genome encodes:
- the LOC110637676 gene encoding protein MHF1 homolog — MEGGHGTDAEREDEDSESELLRDRFRLSTISIAEAEAKKNGMDISESIVACIADLAFKYAEQLAKDLELFAQHAGRKSVNMEDVILSAHRNEHLAASLRSFSNDLKAKEPQSEKKRKKVSKKEDKASTSAVHIPDL, encoded by the exons ATGGAAGGAGGGCATGGAACCGATGCAGAGAGAGAAGACGAAGATTCGGAAAGCGAGCTTCTTCGAGACCGATTCAGACTCTCCACCATCTCCATCGCTGAAGCAGAAG CCAAGAAAAATGGAATGGATATATCTGAATCGATAGTTGCTTGCATTGCCGATTTGGCCTTCAAATATGCAG AACAACTGGCAAAGGACCTTGAGCTTTTTGCACAGCATGCTGGTCGTAAATCTGTGAACATGGAAGATGTCATACTTTCTG CTCATAGAAATGAACATCTAGCTGCCTCATTGAGGTCCTTCTCCAATGATCTGAAAGCAAAAGAACCCCAGTCTGAGAAAAAACGGAAGAAAGTGTCTAAAAAAGAAGACAAAGCTAGTACCAGTGCAGTACATATTCCTGATCTTTAA
- the LOC110637692 gene encoding uncharacterized protein LOC110637692 isoform X1, whose protein sequence is MGKESEMTAMEIDAQKSISDQINPRYSINVLRLLKSAQMQHGLRHGDYARYRSYCTARLRRLYKSLKFTHGRGKYTRRAITESTVTEVRFLHLVLYLAERAWSHAMEKRQLPDGPNARQRIYLIGKLRKAVKWADLFSRLCAAKGDSRTSLEAEAYAAYMNGNLLFEQDRNWDIALKNFISARAVYEELGKYGDLENQLLCRERVEELEPSIRYCRHKIGESNLQASDLLQIGEMEGPALDLFKAKLEAVMAEARSQQAASLTEFHWLGHKFPISNAKTRVAILKAKELEKDLHGPTADSLPAEKKLVIFDKIFTAYHEARSSIRSDLVSAGNADSVKDDLSGLDKAVSAVLGQRTIERNQLLVTIAKSKLTRCRDDKNEKVTKPEELVRLYDLLLQNTSDLSDLVCSGRDTKHEEVAFSEDCAVRNLAFRSQRCFYLAKSYSLAGKRTEAYALYCRARSLAENALQKFQSLSTTDEMMIKELKTLYNECRSNSCIEHASGILEEEKAPENLSEKVSAISLSGGDKKVEKSLLEKLDAYESAVGDANVKAPPRIEVFPPAFQSIPRNPIILDLAYNYIDFPSLENRMKKDKQGFISRLWR, encoded by the exons ATGGGAAAGGAGAGCGAAATGACGGCCATGGAAATTGACGCTCAAAAATCTATTTCCGATCAGATCAATCCCAGATATTCAATCAACG TGTTGCGGCTCCTGAAGTCTGCACAGATGCAGCATGGGTTGCGACATGGAGACTATGCTCGTTATCG AAGTTATTGTACTGCTCGGCTGAGGAGGTTATACAAATCGTTGAAGTTTACTCATGGACGTGGTAAATACACTCGAAGAGCTATAACTGAATCCACTGTTACTGAAGTGAG GTTTCTGCATCTGGTTCTTTATTTGGCGGAGAGAGCTTGGAGCCATGCCATGGAGAAACGACAGCTTCCAGATGGTCCAAATGCACGACAACGGATCTATCTGATTGGGAAGCTGAGGAAGGCAGTAAAATGGGCTGATCTGTTCTCACGGCTGTGTGCTGCCAAGGGAGATTCCAGAACATCTTTGGAAGCTGAG gcATATGCTGCCTATATGAATGGAAATTTGTTGTTTGAACAAGATCGGAATTGGGACATTGCATTGAAGAACTTCATAAGTGCCAG AGCTGTGTATGAGGAACTAGGGAAATATGGAGATCTGGAGAATCAGCTTTTATGCCGTGAGCGTGTTGAGGAGCTGGAACCTAGTATTCGATACTGCCGGCACAAAATTGGCGAGTCAAATCTTCAGGCTTCTGACCTCCTACAAATTGGTGAGATGGAAGGTCCTGCATTGGACCTCTTCAAAGCTAAATTGGAG GCTGTTATGGCTGAGGCAAGGTCCCAACAGGCTGCTTCTCTGACGGAGTTTCACTGGCTTGGTCACAAATTTCCAATATCGAATGCAAAAACTCGGGTTGCCATTTTAAAAG CTAAAGAACTAGAGAAGGATTTGCATGGTCCTACTGCAGATTCACTTCCAGCAGAGAAAAAATTAGTCATCTTTGACAAAATTTTTACTGCGTATCATGAAGCTAGAAGCTCCATTCGCAGTGACTTG GTGAGTGCAGGTAATGCCGATAGTGTAAAAGATGACTTGAGTGGCCTTGATAAAGCAGTTAGTGCTGTATTAGGACAACGGACAATTGAGCGTAACCAGTTGTTGGTTACCATTGCAAAGAGTAAACTTACTAGGTGCCGTGATGACAAAAATGAGAAAGTTACCAAGCCTGAGGAGCTTGTTCGCTTGTATGATCTTTTATTGCAG AACACATCTGATCTTTCTGACTTAGTTTGTTCTGGAAGAGATACAAAACATGAGGAGGTTGCATTCTCTGAAGATTGTGCAGTTAGAAATTTGGCTTTCCGTTCTCAAAG GTGCTTCTACCTAGCAAAGTCATACAGCTTAGCTGGGAAGAGAACAGAAGCATATGCATTATACTGCCGTGCTCGTTCTCTTGCTGAGAATGCATTACAGAAGTTTCAGTCACTCAGTACCACTGATGAG ATGATGATCAAAGAGCTGAAGACATTATACAATGAGTGCAGATCTAATAGTTGCATAGAGCATGCATCAGGAATTTTGGAGGAAGAAAAAGCTCCAGAGAACCTTTCGGAAAAAGTTTCTGCAATATCATTAAGTGGGGGTGACAAGAAG GTGGAAAAATCCCTTCTTGAGAAACTTGATGCCTATGAGTCTGCAGTCGGCGATGCAAATGTGAAAGCTCCTCCTCGCATTGAAGTCTTCCCTCCAGCCTTCCAATCAATACCTCGAAATCCCATCATTCTAGACCTTGCTTATAATTATATTGATTTCCCATCTCTGGAAAACAGAATGAAGAAGGACAAGCAAGGCTTTATAAGCAGGCTTTGGCGATGA
- the LOC110637692 gene encoding uncharacterized protein LOC110637692 isoform X2: protein MEKRQLPDGPNARQRIYLIGKLRKAVKWADLFSRLCAAKGDSRTSLEAEAYAAYMNGNLLFEQDRNWDIALKNFISARAVYEELGKYGDLENQLLCRERVEELEPSIRYCRHKIGESNLQASDLLQIGEMEGPALDLFKAKLEAVMAEARSQQAASLTEFHWLGHKFPISNAKTRVAILKAKELEKDLHGPTADSLPAEKKLVIFDKIFTAYHEARSSIRSDLVSAGNADSVKDDLSGLDKAVSAVLGQRTIERNQLLVTIAKSKLTRCRDDKNEKVTKPEELVRLYDLLLQNTSDLSDLVCSGRDTKHEEVAFSEDCAVRNLAFRSQRCFYLAKSYSLAGKRTEAYALYCRARSLAENALQKFQSLSTTDEMMIKELKTLYNECRSNSCIEHASGILEEEKAPENLSEKVSAISLSGGDKKVEKSLLEKLDAYESAVGDANVKAPPRIEVFPPAFQSIPRNPIILDLAYNYIDFPSLENRMKKDKQGFISRLWR, encoded by the exons ATGGAGAAACGACAGCTTCCAGATGGTCCAAATGCACGACAACGGATCTATCTGATTGGGAAGCTGAGGAAGGCAGTAAAATGGGCTGATCTGTTCTCACGGCTGTGTGCTGCCAAGGGAGATTCCAGAACATCTTTGGAAGCTGAG gcATATGCTGCCTATATGAATGGAAATTTGTTGTTTGAACAAGATCGGAATTGGGACATTGCATTGAAGAACTTCATAAGTGCCAG AGCTGTGTATGAGGAACTAGGGAAATATGGAGATCTGGAGAATCAGCTTTTATGCCGTGAGCGTGTTGAGGAGCTGGAACCTAGTATTCGATACTGCCGGCACAAAATTGGCGAGTCAAATCTTCAGGCTTCTGACCTCCTACAAATTGGTGAGATGGAAGGTCCTGCATTGGACCTCTTCAAAGCTAAATTGGAG GCTGTTATGGCTGAGGCAAGGTCCCAACAGGCTGCTTCTCTGACGGAGTTTCACTGGCTTGGTCACAAATTTCCAATATCGAATGCAAAAACTCGGGTTGCCATTTTAAAAG CTAAAGAACTAGAGAAGGATTTGCATGGTCCTACTGCAGATTCACTTCCAGCAGAGAAAAAATTAGTCATCTTTGACAAAATTTTTACTGCGTATCATGAAGCTAGAAGCTCCATTCGCAGTGACTTG GTGAGTGCAGGTAATGCCGATAGTGTAAAAGATGACTTGAGTGGCCTTGATAAAGCAGTTAGTGCTGTATTAGGACAACGGACAATTGAGCGTAACCAGTTGTTGGTTACCATTGCAAAGAGTAAACTTACTAGGTGCCGTGATGACAAAAATGAGAAAGTTACCAAGCCTGAGGAGCTTGTTCGCTTGTATGATCTTTTATTGCAG AACACATCTGATCTTTCTGACTTAGTTTGTTCTGGAAGAGATACAAAACATGAGGAGGTTGCATTCTCTGAAGATTGTGCAGTTAGAAATTTGGCTTTCCGTTCTCAAAG GTGCTTCTACCTAGCAAAGTCATACAGCTTAGCTGGGAAGAGAACAGAAGCATATGCATTATACTGCCGTGCTCGTTCTCTTGCTGAGAATGCATTACAGAAGTTTCAGTCACTCAGTACCACTGATGAG ATGATGATCAAAGAGCTGAAGACATTATACAATGAGTGCAGATCTAATAGTTGCATAGAGCATGCATCAGGAATTTTGGAGGAAGAAAAAGCTCCAGAGAACCTTTCGGAAAAAGTTTCTGCAATATCATTAAGTGGGGGTGACAAGAAG GTGGAAAAATCCCTTCTTGAGAAACTTGATGCCTATGAGTCTGCAGTCGGCGATGCAAATGTGAAAGCTCCTCCTCGCATTGAAGTCTTCCCTCCAGCCTTCCAATCAATACCTCGAAATCCCATCATTCTAGACCTTGCTTATAATTATATTGATTTCCCATCTCTGGAAAACAGAATGAAGAAGGACAAGCAAGGCTTTATAAGCAGGCTTTGGCGATGA